ACCATCAAATGATATTTTTAATTTATTTTGACCAAGCTTATTACAGTCGTTACACATCAGTTCGAGTGTTGTTAAATTATCTGTTGTTATTGACTTAATTGGACTTCTAGATTTGAAAGTGACTTTCCAATCATCTGGAATTGTAAATTGAGTTTTGACTGACTCATCTAAATTTATTATTACTGAATCTTTAGTTAGAAAGTTAATGTCATTCTCTTTAAGATCTCTACTATGATTTAAGTAGAAATTACCATGTGCTGAAATAAGAATTTCATTAAGAATTTCAAGTTGAGAACGATTACAATTTTTAGACTTATAATTTATTACAGAGTTTTCAATACGATAGTTCTTTTGCGCCATCGATACTTCACAATCACTTGCAAATGAAAAGGTTGCAACAAATGTTAAAAGAATTAATTTAAACACTCTCTCTTCTTCCTATTATCTTGTAATATTGTTAACTGTTTGTAGCATTTGGTCAGCTACACCCATTACTTTTGAATTCATTTCATAGGCTCTTTGTGCCTTAATAAGATCCGTCATCTCATTCATAAGACTTACGTTGGCCATTTCAAGAGCACCTTGTTGCATTGAACCTGTATTATTTGTTCCTGCAATACCCTGAATTGGTTGACCACTTGCTGTTGTTTGACGGTAAAAATTCCCTCCGTCGTTATGAAGACCAGGATTATTTACGAATGTGAATACCGGTATTTGGCCAACAACTTGTGGCTCTACTTGCCCATTAAAGTAGGCTTCAACCGTTCCATCATTACCAATGCTTACTGTTGCAACTCCTGGTGGAAATGTAATTCCTGGAAATACTTGATAGCCTTGTTTTGAAACAAGCTGGCCTTGAGCATTTACATTGAATGCACCATCTCTTGTATATACAATTTGTCCATTTGGTTTAATGATTCCAAAGAATCCATCACCATTGATCATAAGATCAAATGGGTTATTGGTAACTTTTGGGGCACCTGCAGAAAAAACTTTTCTTACACCACTAATTTTAGAACCTGAACCAACTTGTACACCAACAGTGTAATTTGAGTTTGCATCAGAGCGAGAGCCCGCTTCTGTGATTGTTTCATACATCAGATCTTCTGATTCAGCTCTTTGCTTTTTATAACCAATTGTATTTAAGTTAGCGACATTATTTGAGATTGTGTTAACGTGCATCTCTTGTGTCGCCATACCAGTCGCAGCAATATTTAGGGCCTTCATCATCCCAAAAGAGTAGCGGGCCATAAGTAGGAATGTAATAAATAGAATAATATTTTTCATACTACCTCAAAATTTGATCATTTCATTAACTGACTTAGAGCTAATTTGATCATAAGTTTTAATTGCTTTTTGTATTGATTCAAAATGACGGTGTGCTTTGATTAACTCTGACATTTCAGAAACAGCATTAACATTTGATTGCTCAATGAACCCTTGGTGAACAGAAGTATTTATCTGTTCTTTAAGGTTACCTTCATTATTATTTATATAAAGGGAGTTACCTTCTTTTCTTAAGGCATGCATATCATTAAACTCTGTAATATTTAGTGCACCAACTTGGTTATTATTTGCATAGACTGCGCCATCAAGAGCGAAGGTAATATTTCTCGTACCAGGTGGGACTGAAATAGGTTGGTTATTTTCTCTATTAAGAACTGGATACCCTTGTTGAGTTGTAATCACACCATCTTGGCGTAGTGAAAGTGTTCCGCGCCTCGTATAGCGTATCCCTTTTGGAGTTTCTACTGCCAAGAAGCCATTGCCACGAAGACCAATATCAAGTGGGTTACTTGTTGGAGAAAGTGTTCCTTGAGTAAAGTTTGTGAAGGATCCATCTACCTTTACCATCGCGTGTTCAGCTCCATAGCTACGATAGAAGTCCTCTGGTGCCCATTCTTTATTAGGTAAGTCAATATCTTCAACACCCTTATCTAGTGCTGTTAAATACTCTTTAAATGCGAGTTGATCTTTTTTAAATCCAGGTGTGTTGGCATTTGCAACATTATTGGCAATTGTATCAACTTTCTGTTGTTGTGCGATTGCACCGGATAGCGGTACCCATAATTCTTTCATCTGCCCTCCTGGCAAATTCTTCTTTAACTATACCAACCAGGGTGCCAAATTACCTACATAGGTAAAAATGACCCATGATGTAAGTAGTGATTATCACACCTTTTTATTTAAAGAACATGCAAAGTATGGGAATATTAGTCCATATAAGAATTAATAATGTTAAGAAAATGACACGGTGGGGTATGACCAAGAAAATAGATATTGAACAAAACTTAAAAAGATTAGAAGAATTAGTTCATGGACTCGAGTCAGGTGAGCTTACTCTTGATGATAGTTTAAAAAACTTTGAGGAAGGGGTTAAGTTATATACTGATAGTAAGGGCTACCTTGAAAAAGTAGAAAAAAAAGTTTTAGAACTTACAGATAAACTAGAAGAAAAAGAAATTGAATAAACTAAACCTCATTATTGTATTCCTAGTTTTTGTTTTTTTGAGCAATACTTGTCAGACTCAATCGGAAGAAGAGCAAAGAGTGGTAACAATCTCTGTTGATACTGAAGAGACAAGTGTTATTCCTGCTGTTGATAAGAAATCATCATATACAGAGTACGGGCCAGGACAAGTGAATACTGGTACACAGGAAAGCTTAAAAAATGAACGTATTAATACTGTCGGTATTATTATTGGTGCTAGTGAGGATTTTAATACTGATGTCATGGACTACGTTTCGTGTCTTATGAAGAATGATGTGAAAATTAATTTTGTTGCAGGCATTGGGAGCTCATCTGCGATTGCGGCCCTGCTGTCTCAGACAAAAAAGCCTGAGCTTGTTAAGTGGAAATTTTTCAGGTTAAAAGATAGGGATGATACGAGCGAAGTAATTGAAAATTTACAGATCAATGCAAGGGCTATCAAAAAGTCTAGTGTTGCCTACTATCTTACAGATGTTGCAGCAAATGGAAATATTACTTTTAAAACGAAAGGTAATATTATTGATGGTGTAAAAAATAATATTGAAAATAATAAGAAAGTACTTGCTGCTCAAATTGAAATAACTTCAGAAGACATCTCTCGACTAATTGCCCAGAGAGTGTTCGTCTTTGCATATGATAAAAACTTATCGGTTTCTAAAAATCAGATAAATGGTAAAATGATTCTAATCAATATGCCTAAGCAGAATTATAGCTTAATGAAGAAGTGTGAAATTATAAAAGAGAATTTATGAAACATTTAAAAAGATTATTAGTATTAATGTCCTTCTTGGTATTAT
The DNA window shown above is from Bacteriovorax sp. BAL6_X and carries:
- the flgF gene encoding flagellar basal-body rod protein FlgF gives rise to the protein MKELWVPLSGAIAQQQKVDTIANNVANANTPGFKKDQLAFKEYLTALDKGVEDIDLPNKEWAPEDFYRSYGAEHAMVKVDGSFTNFTQGTLSPTSNPLDIGLRGNGFLAVETPKGIRYTRRGTLSLRQDGVITTQQGYPVLNRENNQPISVPPGTRNITFALDGAVYANNNQVGALNITEFNDMHALRKEGNSLYINNNEGNLKEQINTSVHQGFIEQSNVNAVSEMSELIKAHRHFESIQKAIKTYDQISSKSVNEMIKF
- the flgG gene encoding flagellar basal-body rod protein FlgG, with protein sequence MKNIILFITFLLMARYSFGMMKALNIAATGMATQEMHVNTISNNVANLNTIGYKKQRAESEDLMYETITEAGSRSDANSNYTVGVQVGSGSKISGVRKVFSAGAPKVTNNPFDLMINGDGFFGIIKPNGQIVYTRDGAFNVNAQGQLVSKQGYQVFPGITFPPGVATVSIGNDGTVEAYFNGQVEPQVVGQIPVFTFVNNPGLHNDGGNFYRQTTASGQPIQGIAGTNNTGSMQQGALEMANVSLMNEMTDLIKAQRAYEMNSKVMGVADQMLQTVNNITR
- the xseB gene encoding exodeoxyribonuclease VII small subunit; this translates as MTKKIDIEQNLKRLEELVHGLESGELTLDDSLKNFEEGVKLYTDSKGYLEKVEKKVLELTDKLEEKEIE
- the flgA gene encoding flagellar basal body P-ring formation chaperone FlgA, giving the protein MFKLILLTFVATFSFASDCEVSMAQKNYRIENSVINYKSKNCNRSQLEILNEILISAHGNFYLNHSRDLKENDINFLTKDSVIINLDESVKTQFTIPDDWKVTFKSRSPIKSITTDNLTTLELMCNDCNKLGQNKLKISFDGMTKWLDIVIQKPVRAVVAKNEIGLSFKSINTNNVEEKTIYTTDEKAVFKNLNEIAFYKTNKVISPGETINKRDISPINLVTFGVPVKVILNNNGIKLTGQALPMSTGKLQDFIKVKNLKTNKVFTAKVIGLNEVKVDL